The DNA window GCTTCTGAAGGACCTCATTTGCATTTCGAATTTCGGGATAATATCACGGAGAATATTATAAATCCGATGCTTTTTGGGTTCGATAAATTTATGAAGGACACCAAGAAACCTATTATTTTCAATATTTATGCTTATCCTTTAGATAATGAATCTATCGTCAATCAATCCAAAAGACCTCTGTTGCTTAATCTTTCTTTGCAAAAGGATGGTACTTATTTGGCAGATAAAGTGGTGGCCAACGGTAAAATTGGTTTTGGTATCAATACTTTCGATTATGATGACGTTTCTTTCAATAGGAATGGGATATATAAAGTGCAGACTTTTTATAACGGGAATCCTAATTTTGGCTATCAATTTGACACCTATTCTTTTGATGAAATGCGTTATGTAAATGCGCTAATAGACTATTCAATGTATAAAAAAACACAGCAAAGAGTGCAAAAGTTGTTTATGAAAAGCCCATACAATTTAAGTATTATCAAGACCGATGGCAGTAATGGAATCATAAACGTTGTACCTAATTTATCGGGGCAGTATCGAATAGAAGTTTCGGACTATTATGGTAATTTGACTACAGTTGCTATTCCGATTGTGGATGAAATTTTACCGGCAATCATAGCCAAGGAGCCTGTTTCGAAATATTTTGTAAAAGCAAAAAATGAATCTAATTTTTCAAAAGGAAATATATCTGTTTTTTTTCCATCTAATACTTTTTACGAGGATTTTAATTTGAATTTTGATGTAAAAAACGATACTTTGTATCTTCATGATGATTCTGTTCCTGTGAATTCCAATTTTACTATTGAAATAGAAGATCATAAATTTACCGAAACTCAGAGAGAAAAATTATTTATCGCTTCAATTGGTGCCAAAAAGTTGAGTTACAATTACACTTTCCGAAAAGATAATATATTTAAAACCAATGTAAAAACCTTGGGCAAATATGCTTTGGTTTTAGATACAATTCCCCCAAAAATTACTATTGCGAAACCCATAGAAGGCAAATGGTTAACCGATAAG is part of the Flavobacterium nackdongense genome and encodes:
- a CDS encoding M23 family metallopeptidase; translation: MRPSLLFFLFCIPIFAQINYPKDYFSPPLAIPMQLSGNFGELRPNHFHAGFDFKTLQKEGLEVYSVADGYVSRIKISTFGNGKTIYITHSNGYTSVYGHLQRAAGPIEDFVKKIHYEEQSFEIERYLKPGEMVVKKGQLIGLSGNTGASEGPHLHFEFRDNITENIINPMLFGFDKFMKDTKKPIIFNIYAYPLDNESIVNQSKRPLLLNLSLQKDGTYLADKVVANGKIGFGINTFDYDDVSFNRNGIYKVQTFYNGNPNFGYQFDTYSFDEMRYVNALIDYSMYKKTQQRVQKLFMKSPYNLSIIKTDGSNGIINVVPNLSGQYRIEVSDYYGNLTTVAIPIVDEILPAIIAKEPVSKYFVKAKNESNFSKGNISVFFPSNTFYEDFNLNFDVKNDTLYLHDDSVPVNSNFTIEIEDHKFTETQREKLFIASIGAKKLSYNYTFRKDNIFKTNVKTLGKYALVLDTIPPKITIAKPIEGKWLTDKKSIQFTISDELSGIKSYNGFLNGKWILFEYDNKTKKITHNFSDGIVAEGANELKIIVVDNLGNSTIFETRFFRSQKQ